In the genome of Kluyveromyces marxianus DMKU3-1042 DNA, complete genome, chromosome 1, one region contains:
- the RFA3 gene encoding Rfa3p — MSNQTPRIDPSQVSNTEHAVFRIIGKVIDQPQPTALVVQSPTTNGEMLTLSQVKLSQGSNIEVGSWYEFVCRSVDTGDVGLMVLDSVKCELKEGEDISVSGVVALQQLSAKFPDLY; from the coding sequence ATGTCGAACCAAACCCCCAGAATAGATCCCAGCCAAGTGAGCAACACAGAACATGCGGTGTTCCGTATTATAGGGAAGGTGATTGACCAGCCCCAACCCACAGCACTAGTAGTACAGTCACCAACGACCAACGGCGAAATGCTGACGCTTTCACAGGTGAAACTTTCTCAGGGCTCGAATATCGAAGTCGGGTCGTGGTATGAGTTTGTTTGCCGGAGCGTGGATACGGGTGATGTGGGGCTCATGGTGCTTGATTCTGTAAAGTGCGAATTGAAAGAGGGAGAAGACATTAGTGTTTCCGGAGTGGTGGCGTTGCAGCAGCTCAGTGCCAAGTTCCCTGATCTGTACTAG